CATAACCGTCCATGCCCGGCTTTGGCCGCTTTCCACCCTCACTTCCTGGCagttgtctctttctgtcttcttttaatGCACCACTGTATCTCAGCTTCACAAAACGTAAGTATAATCTATCAAAGTGTAATATCTGCAGGACCAATTTAGGTAAAATGTTGCTGTCCAAAGTTTGTTATTGGGAATGGAAATGTATCGCCTCAAGGACTGTGCAGGAAGGTTTTCTTAGTCCATCTCCCATCAGGATAAATACACAGATGTTGAAAACTTTGTTAAAAAGTCTCTGAGACTGAGTTTCTGACTTAATTTAATCAGCAAATGGTGTGGTGCGTCACAGTGATGATGGCATGGCCGAGGGGAGCCCACCCTCCTCCATACCCCCCTCTTCGCCCTCTCACCTGACAGCCGCCCCCAACCCTAGGATCAAATTTGGAAGCCCAGCAGCACCCCGCGCTCGCCCCCCCTCTGTCGCCCAGGCAGCCAGTGTCCTGGAAGGGGGGAGAGTTTTGTTTGTGGGCTCTGTTCTAGGTTTTCAGCGGTGATGGCTGTGTCTGGGACTGATTAATCAGGCCGTCTCTCTCCCCGAGTCAGCTTTCGATTTGTCATGCCTAGGTCCGGCTGCAGGCTCCCAAGGGCCTGTGTGCTTCTAGTTGCCGGAGGAGAGACttggaaacaacaaacaaaaacaaaatgaaaagaaaacaaatgaacataGAATTAGGTTAAAGGTTGATTGCCATCCTGTAAGGGGCTGCTTCACTAGCCTCACCCCTTACATCTTCATACTTTATTCAACATCATTCgtatgttcagtgttttcagtgttattCAATACTCTTCATAGGAAACCCCGCTTCAAATATGATACTTATCTGAGAAGCATCACATGGtctttgaaagaaaagcaattctgtatgtgtttgtggttttgactttTGATCATAAATCTACTGCAAATAAACATGCAGTGAAGAGTCTGATCATTATATAATAACCATTGTTATTATCATTCGACATATTAAATGGTCaaatatcttgtgtgtgtgtgtgtgtgtggttatacTGGGGAAATTATTTGCTTTGCACTTGAGCACACAGGACATACCCAAACCACGCGAGGCCACATCAGTAGCGATGAGGATGGGAGCTTTGCCGCTACGGAACTCtgcaacacaagacaaaaaacagacGATTAAGACCTGAACATAATGTTCAAAGAGACAACATTGAAGAAAGGGAACAGTATAAGTCACTGTTGttcaaatgtcagtgtgtttttgttgtaccTGATAACACCCAGTCTCTCTCTGGCTGGCTCTTATCACCGTGAATACACATCGCTGGCCACCTAGAAGAGAGACATTTCCACAAACTTCTGGGTCAGCCACAGGATGAACGTGGTCATGAGATCTTGCATCGTAAAATTTGCACAGACCAAAATGTATAGAATATGTATATTAAATCACCAGTGCTGGGATAAGTTAGGTTTGCATAAAAGTCTTTTTTGAGTGTGTGCGAAGGAGTGTATTCACATCAGCTACATGCACTCACCCATCACGTCTCATCCTGCGTGTGAGATCGTCACATCGTTTCTTGGTCTCCACAAAGATGATGGTCTTATTCTCCTTCTCAGCCATAATCTCCTCCATCAGCTGGAGCAacctgagaaaagaaaacaaaaatgttgtaTATCCACCTCACCTTAAATTAAGGATTAAAATGTGCTGAAACAAGATACAGTAAACAGGAAAAGAGTAAAAACCAAGAAGAATAAAGCAAGGAACAAACTGTGATAAACCAATGCAGGAAAAGAAAGATCTGCTGTGTGACCAGCCTCTTACTTGTTGTCCTTCTCACTCTCCATGCAGACATCGACTATCTGAAGGATGTTGTGGTTGGCGCTGAGTTCCAGCGCTCCAACATTGATTTGGACATAGTCTTTCAGAAAGTCCTCTGCCAGCTGGCGAACCTCTTTAGGCCAGGTAGCGCTCCacatcagtgtctgtctgtcgggCTGGGCAAAGAGcacagcaaataaacaaaaactagGAATGACAGATATTAAAATGACTGCTTCAgttaacaaaaacataatgcaTAAGCCATCAAAGCAGGAATTTATCTGCTTctaaaacacaataattaatgtactattaaaatgtattttctacaaaaacaaatgcaaatgtattagCTTTACCCTGATCTGGTCCACAATCTTGCGAATCTGTGGTTCAAAACCCATGTCCAGCATGCGGTCAGCTTCATCCAGAACCAAGTATGTGCAGCGTCGCAGGTTGGTCTTTCCAGCCTCAAGGAAGTCAATCAGACGACCCGGAGTGGCAATGCAGATCTCAACACCTAGGAGAGACACACttagtgtgtttcagtgtgttatATAATTGTTACAAACTCGTACAATATTAATTACAGACTAATCCAATGTGGAGTTCAATGGGAAACAATTGTTCAGCTGtctcaaacaacaaaacagcattatTCAAAACAGTAAATACTCCTCACCTCTCTCCAGGTCTCTGATTTGGGGTCCCTTGGGAGCACCCCCATACACACAAGTGCTTTTGATGCGGGATGACTTTCCATAGTCGTACGCCACCTGCTGGACTTGCTGCGCCAGTTCTCTTGTGGGGGCCAAAACCAAGCACTGCAGAGCACACATATAATGCCATAACAATCTACTGTTTAGTGTATTAAACACTTTAATGTTGTGCTAAGATGTCTTTCAATATCATTCTTGTAAATTCTGACATCCCAAAGCAGACTACTCAGTGATTAGTGTATTCCTTTTCTCTTCACGTACAATGGGTCCATCTCCACGCTCCAAGTAGGGCTGATGATTGATGTGCACAATGGCCGGCAGGAGatactgaagaaagaaaaagagggagaggtcaGTGGTTTATGCTGCTGTGTAATTCACCTGTGTGTTATGTATTCATCTTCGCAAGTTCAGGGGTGGAGGAAGAACTGCGTCTCACCGATAAGGTCTTCCCAGAGCCAGTCTGAGCAATGCCCACCATGTCCCTCCCGCTGAGGGCCAGAGGGAAACCCTGTGCCTGAATGGCCGTGGGGTCCTTAAAATTTTGCTGCATCAGTACATCCATTACATATTCTAGACGGAGAGGCAGAAGTTAAGAGGTTGTAGTTGCTGTGTAGTTCCATAGTTTGTCATGTGTGGCTATTCATGTGTGGCTATGCTTACGGGGAAACTTTGCCTGATGGAAGTTGGTGATAGGCTTTGGGCAGTTTGAACCTCGAACAGTGATTTCTTTCTTACTGCGAAACTCCTCAACATCATACTGAAAGCAAAAGACAACAACGTAGTGTGTGAAACCAACACAGACTAAACACCAGTGTACAGCATTTTTACTAGAGTCTCTCTTTTCATGCCTAAAAGGTTTACATGAGGTAGATTCATCAAAAGTGATATTTCAGGAATACCTGGCTCATTCGCTGCACTTCCGGATGTTCACTATAAAAGTTCTTCTCAAATTTGGGAAGCTCATCCAGATCCCATCTTTTCTTTCGTAAACGGTCCCCGGGGTTCCCAAACTTTCTTCCCGGTGGTGGGCCGCCTCTGCTGGACCCGAAACGAGGGCTGCTGCAACATGACGAGATATACTTTGTGCAGCCAACTTCATGACACTTTCCTGGGCTACTATACTAATGTTTTCAATGTTAATTGCAACAAACGTATCAAAGCCTTTTATAATGACAGCTAGGTTGACAGATCGCTCTATAAATAGCTGGCATGCTATTTGGCAGTGTTGACTTAGCTTAGCTGCTTACCCTCTGTCACGGCCACGGTCTCGGTCTCTGTCTCCGTACGAACCTCTCATTTTGAGGACAGACGCCTTTCAATGAGGGACGAAGTAGTTATTAAATGTTGCTTCTCGGACAGTTTTCTCGGAGAGGTTACCTGGCTGTCGCTTATTGTTACCGTTGCAGGCCTTGCTTGAAAAAACACCGTCGCGGCTAACGTTAAGTTATATCCTATTTAGGCCAAATACTAACATTAACTTGGAACTCTGACTGGATGaagaaaatgttgctttttataGGCTTGTTGAAAAGTCAAATATCACACCAGGCCATGTTTTTGGTGTGACGACTTTAGACTTAGGTCCAATTGACACAATAACAAGGCGCAAGAAGCTGTACTgctatgttgttgtttttagcatAGCCCTCAGCCAGCGAGCGGAAGCTACTGTGACTGGCTGGCTGCTTGGGAAGCCCCGCCCCACAAGAATGATTGACATCCTCATGGTCTAAATCCTGTTACTCCTAAATCCTTTTCTGAGCTGcactatttatttcttttaaagtaaaactgaaattaaattgcatttttgtcCGCTACAGCATACTATCTGCTCTGTCAATTGTtctgtgttctcctttgagaaaaaaatcagaaacataagggagatatttatatttatattatattttttggtttcataATAGCTCCCCCTAGTTTTTCATTAATTCAATGGAATACAGTAGATGGAGACCTTCCAATCAAATCTTGCATAAAGCAGTAACGTATCATAGAGTATCTAATTCAGATCCTTTGTAACAATACCACAATGCAAAATTATCCATTACAAGTAACAGTCTAGCTTTCAAATTATTACTCTAATAATAGTACATAactattagcagcaaaatgtacttaaaatacaaaaagtaagCAGGCAAATGGCCAGTTATGTATCATTGGATTATTAcatttatgttaatgttgtagctggtggaggtggagctaattttcagtattttatacATTCTTGGCTAATTTAATTGACACTTAAATGTGCATCATATCTTATATGTGAATTAAAGGTTTACAAAATATTAGCATGCAAAGTAACTGATAGCTATAGCTGTAAATATAGGCAAAagttgtaaatgtacttagttactttctaccACTGCTGACTACAGGGGTCACTATTTCTTTGGAGGCTCCTAGCTATAACTAGAATGTATTTCATAAAAGCAGAATCATTGTATGTCACAAAATATTACATAATGTTGTGATGATGGTGTCTACAAGCTGACTTTAACAAAAACCTGGCAGAAATGTCCtttttgcatttgtcttttatttccttttcaacAACAATAGAAACCAATATAGCATCAAAACATGAGATAATATTACCAATATACAAATTAAAACGTAtacaacagaaataaagcaagagaatatatgaaaatgaaaatattaaactAAAGCATTATACCAAGCAATGCCATTAAAGTCATCATCAGGAACGTTTCGCAGTGCTTAGTATCTATTTACAACATTCTTTCCTTTCTGGTATAATATTTCCTGGTTTAATATATTCAGCTTTGTGATTAACATCCAGCTTTTAAATCACATAGTTTCAAAACTAGCATTTGATAGTGTTTTGGATCAAGATGCTTGTTTGATGCGAGTTTGATATGCTGTTACAAAGGGGCAGAGTATAAGGCAGTGAATTTCACTTTTTCAATACCAGTAAGTTAATGTTACATTAACAGAACAAATTCACTCAACCTTGCCTTTAACTGAAGCACAACAGGTTCAGTGGAAAGGCGGATACCAAAGTGATGCGTTAATTA
The sequence above is a segment of the Enoplosus armatus isolate fEnoArm2 chromosome 17, fEnoArm2.hap1, whole genome shotgun sequence genome. Coding sequences within it:
- the LOC139300832 gene encoding probable ATP-dependent RNA helicase DDX17 isoform X2, with protein sequence MRGSYGDRDRDRGRDRGSPRFGSSRGGPPPGRKFGNPGDRLRKKRWDLDELPKFEKNFYSEHPEVQRMSQYDVEEFRSKKEITVRGSNCPKPITNFHQAKFPQYVMDVLMQQNFKDPTAIQAQGFPLALSGRDMVGIAQTGSGKTLSYLLPAIVHINHQPYLERGDGPICLVLAPTRELAQQVQQVAYDYGKSSRIKSTCVYGGAPKGPQIRDLERGVEICIATPGRLIDFLEAGKTNLRRCTYLVLDEADRMLDMGFEPQIRKIVDQIRPDRQTLMWSATWPKEVRQLAEDFLKDYVQINVGALELSANHNILQIVDVCMESEKDNKLLQLMEEIMAEKENKTIIFVETKKRCDDLTRRMRRDGWPAMCIHGDKSQPERDWVLSEFRSGKAPILIATDVASRGLDVEDVKFVINYDYPNSSEDYIHRIGRTARSTNKGTAYTFFTPGNLRQARELIRVLEEARQAINPKLLQLVDTGRGGGGGRPRFRGSSNSNNPNLMYQDECDRRMRSVGGGGSTKDSDSRYSRDSRGGSSRDGQRSSSSSSSYRDRSSRDGGRSYGSSSNSYDQYQNNNSSSQYSSSRGSSGSGGGGVGQAPSSGPQPLMAQQFNPTQPMMGLMGHSPFQFPPPPPPPPPGRK
- the LOC139300832 gene encoding probable ATP-dependent RNA helicase DDX17 isoform X3; translated protein: MRGSYGDRDRDRGRDRGSPRFGSSRGGPPPGRKFGNPGDRLRKKRWDLDELPKFEKNFYSEHPEVQRMSQYDVEEFRSKKEITVRGSNCPKPITNFHQAKFPQYVMDVLMQQNFKDPTAIQAQGFPLALSGRDMVGIAQTGSGKTLSYLLPAIVHINHQPYLERGDGPICLVLAPTRELAQQVQQVAYDYGKSSRIKSTCVYGGAPKGPQIRDLERGVEICIATPGRLIDFLEAGKTNLRRCTYLVLDEADRMLDMGFEPQIRKIVDQIRPDRQTLMWSATWPKEVRQLAEDFLKDYVQINVGALELSANHNILQIVDVCMESEKDNKLLQLMEEIMAEKENKTIIFVETKKRCDDLTRRMRRDGWPAMCIHGDKSQPERDWVLSEFRSGKAPILIATDVASRGLDVEDVKFVINYDYPNSSEDYIHRIGRTARSTNKGTAYTFFTPGNLRQARELIRVLEEARQAINPKLLQLVDTGRGGGGEGQGGRPRFRGSSNSNNPNLMYQDECDRRMRSVGGGGSTKDSDSRYSRDSRGGSSRDGQRSSSSSSSYRDRSSRDGGRSYGSSSNSYDQYQNNNSSSQYSSSRGSSGSGGGGVGQAPSSGPQPLMAQQFNPTQPMMGLMGHSPFQFPPPPPPPPPGRK
- the LOC139300832 gene encoding probable ATP-dependent RNA helicase DDX17 isoform X1; protein product: MRGSYGDRDRDRGRDRGPRFGSSRGGPPPGRKFGNPGDRLRKKRWDLDELPKFEKNFYSEHPEVQRMSQYDVEEFRSKKEITVRGSNCPKPITNFHQAKFPQYVMDVLMQQNFKDPTAIQAQGFPLALSGRDMVGIAQTGSGKTLSYLLPAIVHINHQPYLERGDGPICLVLAPTRELAQQVQQVAYDYGKSSRIKSTCVYGGAPKGPQIRDLERGVEICIATPGRLIDFLEAGKTNLRRCTYLVLDEADRMLDMGFEPQIRKIVDQIRPDRQTLMWSATWPKEVRQLAEDFLKDYVQINVGALELSANHNILQIVDVCMESEKDNKLLQLMEEIMAEKENKTIIFVETKKRCDDLTRRMRRDGWPAMCIHGDKSQPERDWVLSEFRSGKAPILIATDVASRGLDVEDVKFVINYDYPNSSEDYIHRIGRTARSTNKGTAYTFFTPGNLRQARELIRVLEEARQAINPKLLQLVDTGRGGGGGRPRFRGSSNSNNPNLMYQDECDRRMRSVGGGGSTKDSDSRYSRDSRGGSSRDGQRSSSSSSSYRDRSSRDGGRSYGSSSNSYDQYQNNNSSSQYSSSRGSSGSGGGGVGQAPSSGPQPLMAQQFNPTQPMMGLMGHSPFQFPPPPPPPPPGRK